From Marinobacter bohaiensis:
TCTTCGTGTTCAACGCGCTGCAAAGCATCCTGTGGGGCAACGATCCCTACGGCGTGGCGGTGCCGGCGGCACTGGACGCGTCCATTCCGTTCACCGAGAACTCCAGCTACCCGGTCTACCGCATCTTCGCGGCGGTGCTGTGCATTGCCATCGCCGCGGCACTCTACTTCATGGTCAGCCGTACCCGACTGGGCATGCTGATCCGCGCCGGCGAGTCCAACCGCGAAATGGTCGAGGCGCTGGGGGTCAACATCAAGAGCCTGTACACCATCGTGTTCGCCATCGGCGTCATGCTGGCGGCGGTCTCGGGGATCATCGCCGCGCCCATCCGCTCGATCGTGCCAGGCATGGGCGAGAGCGTGCTGATCACCTGCTTCGTGGTGGTGGTCGTCGGCGGCATGGGCTCGATCCGCGGCGCCTTCGTCGGCGCCCTGCTGGTGGGCCTGATCAGCACCTTCGCGGCGGTGCTGATGCCCGGTCTGTCCAACATGATCATCTACATCTTTATGATCCTGGTGTTGCTGGTGAAGCCCCAGGGCCTGTTCAGCCATTAACGGGAGCTACGCATGATTTTCGAAAAGCGCACCGAGCGCATCGTCATCCCGGTCTTCTTCATCCTGGCCCTGTTGTTACCGCTGTTCCTGGAGGGCAACGCCTTCTTCGTCGGCAAACTCACCACCATCGTGATCCTGTCGATCTTCGTGATGTCGCTGGATTTCCTGGTCGGCCGAGTGGGTCTGATCACCCTGGGCCACGCCCTGTTCTACGGGCTGGGCGGCTACCTGTTCGTGATTCTGGCGCCGGAGTACGAGGCCGTGAACTTCTGGCTCTACACCGTCTACATCTGCGGTCTGTCGGCGCTGATCGCACTGGTGGTGGGGACCGTGGTGCTGCGCACCTCCGGCATCTACTTCATCATGATCACCCTGGCCATTTCCCAGATGGCCTATTACTACTTCTTCGACTCGCTGGATTACGGCGGCGACGACGGCGTGTTCATCTTCATGAAACCGGACACCCACCTCTTCGGACTGAACTTTTTCAACCTGGATAACGGGGTCCACTTCTACTACCTGGCGCTGCTCTCGCTGCTCAACACCCTGCTGTTTTTCAAGCTGATCCTGCGTTCGCGCTTCGGCCGCATTGTCGAGGCCACCAAGCACAACGCCCAGCGCACCGAAGCCCTGGGCTACAACACGTTCGTCTACCGGCTGATCTGCTACGTCATCGGCAGCACGCTGGGGGCCTACGCCGGCTTCCTGTTCGCGCTGCAATACGGTTTCGTCAATCCATCCTTCCTGACCTGGGAGATGTCCGGCACGGCGCTGGTGATGTCGATCCTGGGCGGGCTGGGGAGCCTTTACGGCGCGATTCTCGGTACGTTCACCTACGAGGGCCTGCAGTTCCTGTTCGAACACCTCACCCAGGACTGGCTGCTGCTGATGGGCGGCGCCATCATCCTGATGGTGCTGGTACTGCGGCACGGCATCGCCGGTTACCTGGAAAAGCTGCTGGAGAAAAAACAATGAACCAAGACGCCATCCTGGAAACCGAAGCCCTGTGCAAACACTGGGGCGGCATCAAGGCGCTCAACAACCTGTCGCTGACCTTCCACGACCGCCAGCTACACGGGGTGGTGGGCCCCAACGGCGCGGGCAAGAGCACCCTGCTGAACATGCTGTGCGGCACGTTGCCCCCCACCAGCGGCTGCATCTTCCATCAGGGTCAGCGCATCGACCGCATGAAACCCTGGCGTTTCGTGCGGCGCGGCATCGGCCGGAGCTTCCAGAAGACCAACATCTATCCCGATGTCACCTGTCTGGAAAACTGCGCCATCGCCGCCCAGCGGCGTTTCGGTGGCAACTTCAACCTGTTCGCCTCGCGCCACAGCAATCGCATGGTGGCCCAGGCCGCGGAGCAGGCCCTGGCGCAGGTGGGCCTGGAGAGTCGGCGCGATACCGTGGCGGCGGAGATTTCCTACGGCGAGCAGCGCCAGCTGGAGATCGCCATGGTGCTGGCTACCGCGCCCTGCATCCTGCTGCTGGACGAACCCATGGCGGGCATGGGCCACGAGGAATCCCAGCGCATCATCGCCCTGCTCAAAGAACTCAAGGAACGCTACTGCATCGTGCTGGTGGAACACGACATGGACGCCATCTTCGAGCTGTCCGACCAGTTGACGGTGCTGGACAACGGCACCCATCTGATCACCGGCAGCGTGGACCAGGTGCGCAACGATCCGCGGGTGCGCGCCGCGTATCTGGGTGCCGACGACGAAGACGAGGAGGCCGCCGCATGAGCCGGAATCTGCTGGAGGTGACGAACCTCAACACCCTGTATGGACGAAGCCATATCCTGCACGACCTGTCGTTCCGGCTCGGCCAGGGACAGTCCATGAGCCTGATGGGGCGCAACGGCATGGGCAAGACCACCACGCTGAAGTCGATCCTGGGGATTGTGCCGCCGCGCTCGGGCCAGGTGTTCTTCGACGGCGAGGACATCAGCCGACTGCCCACCTGGAAGCGCATGCGCCGGGACATCGCCTACGTGCCCGAGGGGCGCGGCATGTTCCACAACCTCACGGTGAAGGAACACCTGCAAATGGCCGCCCGCGCCGGCAGCGATGGCCAGAGCGGCTGGGACTACGAGCGCGTGATGGAGACCTTCCCGCGGCTGCAGGAACGCCTGTCCAATCTGGGCACCGAACTGTCCGGCGGCGAGCAGCAGATGCTGGCCATCGGCCGGGCGCTGGTCACCAATCCCCGGCTGATGATCCTGGACGAAGCCACCGAAGGGCTGGCGCCGCTGATTCGCCAGGACATCTGGAACGTGATCGCCACGGTGCGCGAGTCCGGCATCTCGACCCTGGTGGTGGACAAGAACATCAAGGCGCTGAAGAAGCTGTGCGACCGGCACGTGGTGATCGTCAAGGGACGGGTCCACTTCGACGGCGGCTCGCGGGAGCTGGACGACAACCTGGAAAAAGTCGAAACCGCCCTGAGCGTCTGACCCCAATCCGCCGCTCCGGAAGGTGTACAGAATACGGATAACGATGTTCATTTACCGGATATTGGAGGCCCGCTGAATCCCCGATAGTTCAAGTGCCTAACAACAAGGAGAAGGTACATGAACTATCGCAATTCCCTGCTGGCTCTGGCCGTCGCAACGGCGGCCGGGACCACCCCCGCCCACGCCATCGACCTCGGCACCTTCAAGGGCACCGACCTCAGCTTCGGCGGCTACATCAAGGCCGAGGGCATCTTCGAAGACCCGGAAGGCGAAGACTCCCACTTCTATGGTCGCGCCAACCAGACCCGCTTCAACTTCAAGACCGTGACCAACAAGAACGGCCACACCATCGTCGGCTTCATCGAAGGGGATTTCTACGGTGGCACTCCCACCGGGGACGATCCCGACTGGCGTCTGCGCCATGCCTTCATCCGCATCGACGACACCACCGTCGGTCAGACCTGGACCGGGCAGTGGTGGGCGGTGTCCTACACCGACTACTTTGACTTCTTCGCCGGCCCGCGCGGTACCCTGGGCGGGCTGAACTTCCGCGCGCCGCTGGCCAGCTACGAGACACACGGCTTCCGTTTCTCCGCCCAGGATCCGGTCTTCGACGACGCCGATACCCCCGACCTGGCGGTCAACTACACCCAGCCGTTCAGCAACGGCAGCCAGGTGATTTTCACCGTCAGCGGCCGGGAAGCGGAAAACGAGGATTACGGCGTGGGCGCCGCCATTGGCTCGAAAATCATGATCGGCCGCCACCGCCTCAACCTCAACGCCCACTACGGCGATGGTCTGGGCGTGTTCACTGGCGTCGGCGTGGGTGGCGCCCCGGTGGATGTGGAAAACGACGACCTGGTCACCCAGATGGGTTTCAACGCGGGTTTCCAGTACGTGTTCAACGATCAATGGCGCGCCAACATTGCCTACACCCGTACGGATGTGGACGATGACGCCGACACCCGGTACGAAGGCCAACGGGTCAACGTCGTGCATAATATCCTGCCGGAACTGGAAGTCGGCGCCGAATGGCGCAAGTATAATCTGCCCTTCGGTGGGCTGATTCCCGAAGGCCAGCAGGTCGAAGTCATGGCCAAGTACCGCTTCTGACCAGCCCCAGGGTTCCGGCCCCGTGTCGTGCGAATGCCGCCCGTCTTCCCGGCATTCGCACGCCCGGCACAGCAGCCGTCAGGACGACCCGGACAGACACAGACAGGAAAAGGGCGGAACACATGGCAGACGAGACCCCCAAGCGCCAGGGCATCGGTTCCCTGGAGATCGGGCTCCATATTCTCAATTACATCGCCGCGGCACCACGACCGCCGACGCTCAAGGAACTGTCCGGCGCGCTGGACCTGTCCCCCAGCCGCGCCCACAAGTACCTCGTCAGCCTGCTGCGCGAGGACTACATCAACCAGATCAACCAGGCCCAGTACACCCTGGGCAACGCCAGCCTGACCCTGGGTATCGCCGCGCTGCGCCGGATCAATCCGATCCAGCTCTCCTACGCGGCGCTGGACCGGCTCAACGAGGAGACCGACAAGACCGTTTCGATTACGGTCTGGAACGGCTCCGGTCCGCTGGTCATCAAGTGGCTCGACTCCAGCCAGCCGATTTCTGTGAACGTGCGCCTGGGGGCCGAGCTGTCACCGCTCAACTCCGCCGCCGGCCGCATCTACCTGGCTCACCTGCCGCTGGAACGCCGCCGCGCGATCATCGATGCCTTCTACAAACAGACCCGCAACCTGCCCCGGCACCACGGCAAACCATTGAGTCGGGAGGAACTGAGCCCGCACCTGGAGCGCATCCGGCAAGACGGCTACTGCGCCTTCTTCGGCGACTACCTGCCAGAAATCAACGTGCTGAGCATGCCGGTGTTCGATCTCAACGGCGGCATCGTCACGGTCATGACCCTGCTGGGCCTGGAGCAGGACACCGACGTCAGCGAAGGCTCGGCGCTGTTCCGGCAATTACGTGAGTGTGCCGACCGGGTCACCCGCCAGGTGTGTGGGCAGCAGAAGGCCCCGGACACGGTTCCCGCCTGATCACTGCACCAGGCGGCGGGTCTCCGAGGGCAGTTCACCGAACGCCTTGCGGTATTCCGAGGAGAAACGCCCCAGGTGCGCAAACCCGTAATCCAGCGCCGCTTCGGTCACATTGCGTACCCGGCCGTACTGGAGGTCGTCGCGCAGCCGCTGCAGGCGCAGTTGCTTGATGTAGCACTTGGGCGTGGTGGAAAAGTGCCTGGCGAACAGGTTGTAGATGGACCGGGCGCTGAGATTGGATACGGCCGACAGTTCATCGATGCTCACCCCTTCTTTCAGGTGCTGCTGGATATACCCCAGCATGCGGTCCAGCGCCGGTGACGCGCACGGCTGACGCCCCGCCTCCACCGCCGAGTTGGGAAAGACGTGGATCAGCTTGCGCAGGATGATGTCGCGGTAGGGTCCGCACAGGGGAAGCAGTTCGCCGGCGTCCTCCTCCAGGTCGGCAAACACCGCTTCCAGTAGCTTGACGAAGCCCGGGCAGGTGCGCAGGTCCATGGGCCGGCTCAGGAAACTGACGCCGCGCGCCGGCTGCTGGCCGACCATGTTGGCCGCCGCCTGACGGATCTCCACCTCCGGCAGCTTCACGATCAGCTTTTCGCAGTCCTCGGAGTAGGTCAGGTCGATGGGCTCACAGGGGTTGATCATCATCGCCTGGCCTCTCTCCAGCACCAGACGTTCGTCCCCCAGCCGCCAGTAGCAGGTGCCCCGGGTAATCACCTGGAAGTGGTAGATCGCCTCCAGCTCCGGGGAATACACCCGCACCTCGTTGCCATAGCACACCAGGGACAGCCCCAGGCCCGCGAAATCCCGGTAGCTAAGGCTGGATCGGGCGTGGCCCCGGCCCCGGATATCCAAACGGTGCTGACCGATGTGCGCGTTGACGAACGCGGACACGTCTTCGGGATGGGCCTGGTCGAACAGGTTGGAGCCGGTGAGTGCGCGAGCAAGCATGAGAACCACCATTTGTAATTATTGTGTATCCGTTCACTTTATATAAACACGGACGTTCAATCAATAACCGATTCCCGACCTCAGTGACGGACGGCCATCGGCCATGGCTGACGAAAAAACACCAGGAACGGGGATAAAGGCAACGACCGGCCACCGCGGTGATGCCGGATGGCATGGGTTCGGCTGTCAGGTCAGAGCGGTAGAGAAGAGAAAAGAAGAGGAGAGAAGAAAGGCGGCGCCCCGGACAGGGCGCCGTTGCTGGGGCGGGCCATCAAGCCTTTTTACGACGCCCCTGCCCGAACAGCACGGCGGCGCTGTTCTCGTTCACGGTGGCTTCGCGGCTGATCTCATCGGCCCGGGCATACGCCCGCTGCACCGCCGGGCGGGATTCGATGCGCTCCAGCCAGCGCTTGACGTTGGGCAGGCTGTCGATGTCCTGGCGCTGCTTCTCCCAGCCCTTGGCCCAGGGGAAAGTCGCCATGTCGGCGATGGAATAGTCGCCGGCCATGAAGTCCCGGTCCGCCAGCAGGTCGTCCAGCACGCCGTAGAGACGCTCGCTCTCCTTCACGTAACGGTCGATGGCGTAGTCGAGCTTCTCCGGCGCGTATTGGGCGAAGTGATGATTCTGACCCAGCATCGGCCCGAAACCACCCATCTGCCAGTACAGCCACTGCAGGGTTTCCCAGCGCTTGCGCAGGTCGTTCGACAGGAACTGGCCGGTCTTGTCCGCCAGGTATTCAAGGATGGCGCCGGACTCGAACAGGGGTAGCGGCCCACCGCCGTCCGCCGGAGTCTGGTCGACGATGGCGGGGATCTTGTTGTTGGGCGAAATTTTCAGGAAGTCTTCGGCAAACTGATCTCCCTGGCCGATGTGAATGGGATGGATGGTGTAATCCAGCCCCGCCTCTTCAAGGAAAATGGTGATCTTGTGGCCGTTGGGCGTGGTCCAGTAGTAAAGGTCGATCATGGAGCGGCTCCCGTTATTGGGATGAATGAACGGATCTCGGCCGGCGGTCGCGCGCGGGTATTCACCGACCTGAAATAGACGACCGGTCTATTATTCTCAAGCCTCACGATGCCTGTCAACGTGGCTCAAATGACGCGATACGCCACCTCTTTGTGACGGACGTCACAATGAAACCAAAAGCCAACGCACAGTAATGTTGCCTTCCCGTCTCTCACCGCGACTCTTGACCAAAAACTGAATTTGGTTTCAACTTTTTGATATACAACCACTTAGCGTCGGCTTCCCCATCGGTATCGGGTGCCGTGCCGCCGCTTCGCGGCCTCATATGACTAGACGGACTGACCGGGCTGTCACTCAGGCCAAACACCTGAGCGCCGTGACGTCCTAAGATCGTTACAAAACAACAAATGTACAAATGTCTCATTAGGCGTACCCCCAAGCCGGATGCATCGCCAGCCAACCTGGCCCCGTATCCCGGGATAAAAACAGACAAGAACACAATAACGGAGTATCCAGATGACTATGTCGCCCCTTCAGGCATCCTCGGCATTACGTTCCCGCGGTCGACTCACCCCGGCCATCGCCCTGACCCTCGCCGGCCTGTCCACCGGTGCTCACGCCAGCATGGGCAACATCGGCACCACCTACGGTCTGTTTCCGGCGGACATTGCCTCGGCCCAGGCCCTGTCGATGTTCAACTCCCAGGTGTCGGCGACCTACTACAACCCGGCCTACCTGGCCAAGGACCCGCGCGGCGAGCTGACCACCGGCCTGCTCCACGCCGAGCCGGAACTGCGGGCCTCGTCACCGGCCCGCGACGGCGACATCCTGTCGGACCAGGAAAGCCAGCACGTGCTCATCGGCATGAAGACCAACCTGTCGTCCCTGACCCGTTTCGATCACCCGATCTACCTGGGCTTCATCGCCGGTGTGGAAAAGTATGGCAAGGAGATGCTGGCGTTCGAATCCACCACCTCCGAGGATGGCCAGTTCCTGGAATACGGCCGCCAGCCGTTGTTCCTGAACATCGGCGGCGCCACCACCGCCTGGCGCGGGATCGATGTGGGCGCCTCGTTCCGTATTACGCTGCACTCCACCGCCGAGCTGTCCACCACCACGGATCTGGCGGGCAACACCGAGTACGAATCCCTGTCGGTCAACGCTGAGCCCTCCCTGCGCTCGATCCTGAGCACCAATATCGACTGGGGCGAGACCGTCTGCCCGGACAGCGACTGCTGGCTCGACGGCTGGGATACCTCGTTCGCCTACCGGAGCAGCTCCAACACCAACACCACCGTTGACGCCCGGACCGTTATCCCGGGGCTGATTCCCGAAAGCGCGCCGCTGGTGTTCTCGGTACTGACCTACGACTCCTACCAGCCGTCGATCTACGCCGTCGGCGTGCAGTACAGCACCGACAGCTGGCGCGTGGGTGTGACCCTGGAGCAGCAGAACTGGTCGGACCTGGAGGACGAGTTCGAGAACGACACCATCAAGGACCAGGCCAACGCCAAATTCGACGACATCCTGATCCCGCGCATCGGCGCCGAGTTCAAGTTCGCCGAGCATTTCGGCCTGACCCTGGGCGCGGCCTACCAGGAGTCCGCGCTGAAGAGCAACAGCACCCAGGACGTCAATTACTTCGACAACGACAAGTACATCTTCGGCATCGGCCTGAGCGCCGAGTACACCCGGACACGACTGTTCACCTACCCGATTCGCTTCGACATCGCCTACCAGCACCAGATGCTTGAAGAGCGCGACTTCGAAACCGACAACACGGCCGCCGGGGCACGCACCGGCGAGACGGTGACCACCGACGGCGATGTCGACGTGATCAGCGGCTCTGTCACGTTCAAGTTCTGAACCCCGGAGAAAACGCCATGACCAACAACAAAATCAAGATCCTGGCACTGACACCCGCCCTGCTTCTCGCCGCCTGTGGCGGTGAGGAGCAGAGCACGGACGAGCCCAAGACACCTGGCTCGGTGATCTACTCCTACCCGGCGGACGGCCAGGCCAGCATATCCACCGAAGCCGATATCGTGTTGCGCTTTTCCAACCCCATCACCGACGAGGATGTGGCGGGCAAGGTCCGCATCGCGCCCAGCGGCAGCGACGCCGGCATCGGTTACAGCGTCAGCGAAGTGGACGGCGGCAACAGCCTGGTGCTGACGCCGGACGAGGCGCTGGCGCCAGGCACCGACTACACCGTCAGCTTTACGGAAAACCTCGACGCCGCCGGCAATCGCACCATCGCTACGCCCAATGCGACGGGCGAGGCGGGTATCCAGTTCGTTACCCGCGGCGGTCTGACGGAGGTGGCGGCACTGGCCAACCTCAGCGACGATTTCACCGTCCTCGACAGCCTGCCGGACGGCGACACCTTCCGCTTCATGGATTTCTCCACCGTGCGCCTGCGCACCAGCCACCCGATCCACCCGGATTCGGCGGTCTACGGCACCACCGTGTCGTTGCTCGACGGCGAGGGCTCGCTGGTTCCAGCCACGCTGCTGGTCAAGGGCAACAAGCTGACGGTGGACCCCTGCACCACCGACGATCCCCACGACTGCGGCGGCGCCGACGACCAGTTGGATCCCGCGCAGACCTACACCCTCAGCCTTAACGGGGTGATGGATCGAAAAGGCAATACCCTGAACTACGAAGAAACCTTCCAGCCCCAGGAAACAGGGCCGACCGAAGTGCTGTATCAGGAAATCGTCGATTCCGGTTTCAGCCAGCAGTCGATCCTCAACGGCCAGTATGTCAACGCGGTCACCCTCAACTCCGTGCTGCAGGGCACGGCCGGCCCCTCCCAGCAGACCGGCGCGCTTTACGCCGAACTGGGCTACGCCCCGAGTTTCCCGGGGGATACCCCGGTCCCGCTGCGGGTGCCCAAGGGCACCATCCTGGAGAGCACCAGCCTGGACGTTAAGGTCAACGGCAGCGTTCCGGTACTCGACGCGGCCACCGGCCAGTTACAGCAAACCGGCACCATCAAGGTCACCATGCTGTCCGACGCCATGGGCTACCTCTATCCCAATCCCTACAGCGACTCGGTCGAAGCGCCGCGTCACGTGCGCCTGTGGATGGACGTGTCCATGAACACCGAGGAGGCGCAGCCCAACGCCTCGCTATCCCAGGACCTGCTGCGGGTGGAACTGAGCGGCGTTGCCATCGTCGAGGACGGCATCCTCACCATCGACGCCATCGGCATGGTCGAGCCCAACCTGCTGGGGCAGGAGTTCACCGACTCCACCATCGCCTTCCGCATCGAGGCGGACACCTCCGAGCAGGACATCGCCCCGGAGCGCCCCATCGATCAGACCGGGCCGCAACTGGTGAGCTGGATGCCCGGCCCCGAGGACGCGATTCCGGCCACCCGCCAGTCCATGCAGCGCCCGGGCGACCCGGTGGTGCTGAACTTCGACGAACCGCTGGACGCGGATTCAGTGGCCAACGGCGTCACCCTGTTCGAGGGCGGCACGGAAGTGACCAACCTGCGGACCAGGCTCGACGGCACTGTGGTGGTGGTCAATCCGGAAGGCGGCCTCAAGCACGGGGTGGACTACTCGCTGAACATCAACAGTTCGCTGACGGATATTGCCGGCAATGGGGCAACGAGTGAGACGCTGAATTTTGCATTGCCGGCTCTGGATGATGACTCCACGACGGTCACAGAGCGTTCGCCAATTGCGCTCACGACGTACCCCGGCTATCCGTGTGTCACACGGGACCTGGACCTGGCAAACAACTCGCATGGCTACTGCATCGACAAGCCTTCCGAAACAGACGTTCCGCGCCCCGATGGCCAGCCGGTCGATGAGCTTCCAGTGACTTCGATGCCGGCCGACCGACCGATCGTTGTCGTGTTCTCACAATCCATGGAACTGGACTCTATCCGGCTGAACGAAACGTTCGAAGTGCAGAAGGTTGATGCTTCGGGATCCAGTCTGGGGAACGTCAATGGCCGGTTGGAGCTGAATAATCAACGTATCCGTTTCTATCCCGACCAGCCGTGGGAGGAGGACGCGTTGTACCGCTATAGGATGAAATCCGTCCAGGATGGCGTTTGTTCAGGTTCAGCGCCCGGCTTCATATGCGGCGAGAATGGCCTGGCTCTGCAAACGGACATCCTCGTGGACAGCGAAGATACCGGCGGCCCCAACCTTGATATTTACTTCCGTGGCGGACCTGCGCTTGAGTC
This genomic window contains:
- a CDS encoding branched-chain amino acid ABC transporter permease — protein: MSTELFFVQLINGLQYGLLLFLIASGLTLVFGVMGILNLAHGSMYMVGAYLVWYFVTVTGSFSLAALLSAAIALALGILIERVLIQRLYHRNHLDQVLLTIGMIFVFNALQSILWGNDPYGVAVPAALDASIPFTENSSYPVYRIFAAVLCIAIAAALYFMVSRTRLGMLIRAGESNREMVEALGVNIKSLYTIVFAIGVMLAAVSGIIAAPIRSIVPGMGESVLITCFVVVVVGGMGSIRGAFVGALLVGLISTFAAVLMPGLSNMIIYIFMILVLLVKPQGLFSH
- a CDS encoding branched-chain amino acid ABC transporter permease, whose product is MIFEKRTERIVIPVFFILALLLPLFLEGNAFFVGKLTTIVILSIFVMSLDFLVGRVGLITLGHALFYGLGGYLFVILAPEYEAVNFWLYTVYICGLSALIALVVGTVVLRTSGIYFIMITLAISQMAYYYFFDSLDYGGDDGVFIFMKPDTHLFGLNFFNLDNGVHFYYLALLSLLNTLLFFKLILRSRFGRIVEATKHNAQRTEALGYNTFVYRLICYVIGSTLGAYAGFLFALQYGFVNPSFLTWEMSGTALVMSILGGLGSLYGAILGTFTYEGLQFLFEHLTQDWLLLMGGAIILMVLVLRHGIAGYLEKLLEKKQ
- a CDS encoding ABC transporter ATP-binding protein is translated as MNQDAILETEALCKHWGGIKALNNLSLTFHDRQLHGVVGPNGAGKSTLLNMLCGTLPPTSGCIFHQGQRIDRMKPWRFVRRGIGRSFQKTNIYPDVTCLENCAIAAQRRFGGNFNLFASRHSNRMVAQAAEQALAQVGLESRRDTVAAEISYGEQRQLEIAMVLATAPCILLLDEPMAGMGHEESQRIIALLKELKERYCIVLVEHDMDAIFELSDQLTVLDNGTHLITGSVDQVRNDPRVRAAYLGADDEDEEAAA
- a CDS encoding ABC transporter ATP-binding protein, with protein sequence MSRNLLEVTNLNTLYGRSHILHDLSFRLGQGQSMSLMGRNGMGKTTTLKSILGIVPPRSGQVFFDGEDISRLPTWKRMRRDIAYVPEGRGMFHNLTVKEHLQMAARAGSDGQSGWDYERVMETFPRLQERLSNLGTELSGGEQQMLAIGRALVTNPRLMILDEATEGLAPLIRQDIWNVIATVRESGISTLVVDKNIKALKKLCDRHVVIVKGRVHFDGGSRELDDNLEKVETALSV
- a CDS encoding porin, with protein sequence MNYRNSLLALAVATAAGTTPAHAIDLGTFKGTDLSFGGYIKAEGIFEDPEGEDSHFYGRANQTRFNFKTVTNKNGHTIVGFIEGDFYGGTPTGDDPDWRLRHAFIRIDDTTVGQTWTGQWWAVSYTDYFDFFAGPRGTLGGLNFRAPLASYETHGFRFSAQDPVFDDADTPDLAVNYTQPFSNGSQVIFTVSGREAENEDYGVGAAIGSKIMIGRHRLNLNAHYGDGLGVFTGVGVGGAPVDVENDDLVTQMGFNAGFQYVFNDQWRANIAYTRTDVDDDADTRYEGQRVNVVHNILPELEVGAEWRKYNLPFGGLIPEGQQVEVMAKYRF
- a CDS encoding IclR family transcriptional regulator; translated protein: MADETPKRQGIGSLEIGLHILNYIAAAPRPPTLKELSGALDLSPSRAHKYLVSLLREDYINQINQAQYTLGNASLTLGIAALRRINPIQLSYAALDRLNEETDKTVSITVWNGSGPLVIKWLDSSQPISVNVRLGAELSPLNSAAGRIYLAHLPLERRRAIIDAFYKQTRNLPRHHGKPLSREELSPHLERIRQDGYCAFFGDYLPEINVLSMPVFDLNGGIVTVMTLLGLEQDTDVSEGSALFRQLRECADRVTRQVCGQQKAPDTVPA
- a CDS encoding AraC family transcriptional regulator, yielding MLARALTGSNLFDQAHPEDVSAFVNAHIGQHRLDIRGRGHARSSLSYRDFAGLGLSLVCYGNEVRVYSPELEAIYHFQVITRGTCYWRLGDERLVLERGQAMMINPCEPIDLTYSEDCEKLIVKLPEVEIRQAAANMVGQQPARGVSFLSRPMDLRTCPGFVKLLEAVFADLEEDAGELLPLCGPYRDIILRKLIHVFPNSAVEAGRQPCASPALDRMLGYIQQHLKEGVSIDELSAVSNLSARSIYNLFARHFSTTPKCYIKQLRLQRLRDDLQYGRVRNVTEAALDYGFAHLGRFSSEYRKAFGELPSETRRLVQ
- a CDS encoding glutathione S-transferase N-terminal domain-containing protein yields the protein MIDLYYWTTPNGHKITIFLEEAGLDYTIHPIHIGQGDQFAEDFLKISPNNKIPAIVDQTPADGGGPLPLFESGAILEYLADKTGQFLSNDLRKRWETLQWLYWQMGGFGPMLGQNHHFAQYAPEKLDYAIDRYVKESERLYGVLDDLLADRDFMAGDYSIADMATFPWAKGWEKQRQDIDSLPNVKRWLERIESRPAVQRAYARADEISREATVNENSAAVLFGQGRRKKA
- a CDS encoding outer membrane protein transport protein — protein: MSPLQASSALRSRGRLTPAIALTLAGLSTGAHASMGNIGTTYGLFPADIASAQALSMFNSQVSATYYNPAYLAKDPRGELTTGLLHAEPELRASSPARDGDILSDQESQHVLIGMKTNLSSLTRFDHPIYLGFIAGVEKYGKEMLAFESTTSEDGQFLEYGRQPLFLNIGGATTAWRGIDVGASFRITLHSTAELSTTTDLAGNTEYESLSVNAEPSLRSILSTNIDWGETVCPDSDCWLDGWDTSFAYRSSSNTNTTVDARTVIPGLIPESAPLVFSVLTYDSYQPSIYAVGVQYSTDSWRVGVTLEQQNWSDLEDEFENDTIKDQANAKFDDILIPRIGAEFKFAEHFGLTLGAAYQESALKSNSTQDVNYFDNDKYIFGIGLSAEYTRTRLFTYPIRFDIAYQHQMLEERDFETDNTAAGARTGETVTTDGDVDVISGSVTFKF
- a CDS encoding Ig-like domain-containing protein, whose protein sequence is MTNNKIKILALTPALLLAACGGEEQSTDEPKTPGSVIYSYPADGQASISTEADIVLRFSNPITDEDVAGKVRIAPSGSDAGIGYSVSEVDGGNSLVLTPDEALAPGTDYTVSFTENLDAAGNRTIATPNATGEAGIQFVTRGGLTEVAALANLSDDFTVLDSLPDGDTFRFMDFSTVRLRTSHPIHPDSAVYGTTVSLLDGEGSLVPATLLVKGNKLTVDPCTTDDPHDCGGADDQLDPAQTYTLSLNGVMDRKGNTLNYEETFQPQETGPTEVLYQEIVDSGFSQQSILNGQYVNAVTLNSVLQGTAGPSQQTGALYAELGYAPSFPGDTPVPLRVPKGTILESTSLDVKVNGSVPVLDAATGQLQQTGTIKVTMLSDAMGYLYPNPYSDSVEAPRHVRLWMDVSMNTEEAQPNASLSQDLLRVELSGVAIVEDGILTIDAIGMVEPNLLGQEFTDSTIAFRIEADTSEQDIAPERPIDQTGPQLVSWMPGPEDAIPATRQSMQRPGDPVVLNFDEPLDADSVANGVTLFEGGTEVTNLRTRLDGTVVVVNPEGGLKHGVDYSLNINSSLTDIAGNGATSETLNFALPALDDDSTTVTERSPIALTTYPGYPCVTRDLDLANNSHGYCIDKPSETDVPRPDGQPVDELPVTSMPADRPIVVVFSQSMELDSIRLNETFEVQKVDASGSSLGNVNGRLELNNQRIRFYPDQPWEEDALYRYRMKSVQDGVCSGSAPGFICGENGLALQTDILVDSEDTGGPNLDIYFRGGPALESVFTPLRNLPIRDTNSNYIVDCASPGETNCLEPFNHEAGNDGFKPSANAAKLLMNGNASILGTTSDGNARVGCDQNAAEDCPENKFIYQTYGLNTEVIGPAENPMTGENTAVRVLLYPTLLVTTPARVYLDTFGEQNTGPQILRMRYGAAADGNPMGLVEGVIYEGTDGRPTFETSARLTLDAPNLTLPLGELLSHNLFSYPFTLELDGPITFFDDGRMQIAQYNNNVPEINVAVAGSNDTTSGFLGFVSCLGGIFTGSFGACEDLGEGSGQAVKIPLKIPEQGVYLNFISNPIKEIPEEG